In Halorubrum trapanicum, the following are encoded in one genomic region:
- a CDS encoding TRAM domain-containing protein encodes MEIPDQLFTVYTAEIEEQDGSYVVEVPKREVEVGEIHKGRTYRIGLVGHSKTGDGRQTESSDSPPVEEGEERVVEIESIGDQGDGIAKLDNGYVVIVEDVEVGDRVQVKIENAQENVAFAEAVELLESQETYL; translated from the coding sequence ATGGAAATTCCTGACCAGCTATTTACTGTCTACACAGCGGAAATCGAAGAACAGGACGGAAGCTACGTAGTCGAAGTACCGAAACGTGAAGTCGAAGTCGGGGAAATTCACAAGGGGAGAACATACCGGATCGGACTCGTCGGCCACTCCAAGACAGGTGATGGCCGTCAGACTGAATCCAGTGATTCACCCCCTGTTGAGGAAGGCGAAGAACGAGTGGTCGAAATCGAGTCCATCGGTGATCAGGGTGATGGAATCGCCAAGCTCGATAACGGGTATGTCGTGATCGTAGAAGATGTGGAAGTCGGTGATAGAGTCCAGGTGAAAATCGAGAACGCTCAGGAGAACGTGGCCTTTGCAGAGGCGGTTGAACTCTTGGAGTCTCAGGAAACGTATCTGTAG
- a CDS encoding transcriptional regulator, protein MTETWEDVNEQVKADWKEETTPFERVYEIVEQTHDGQSAAKIAGRALVSEPTARRHCKTLVNTGFAETEQDGQTTLYKRNSDRILMSRIRELREEVTRSELLDSIKEMKAEIRRYEDRYDVVSPEELAQQLDADETEGWDDLSAWRTTRQNLAVAQAALAYDEASHQLAV, encoded by the coding sequence ATGACCGAAACGTGGGAGGACGTCAACGAGCAAGTCAAAGCGGACTGGAAAGAGGAGACCACGCCGTTCGAGCGGGTGTACGAAATCGTCGAACAAACCCACGACGGGCAGTCGGCCGCCAAGATTGCCGGCCGTGCCCTCGTGAGCGAGCCGACGGCACGTCGACACTGCAAGACGCTCGTGAACACCGGGTTTGCCGAGACGGAACAGGATGGCCAAACAACGCTGTACAAGCGAAACAGCGACCGAATTTTGATGTCCCGAATCCGCGAGCTGCGCGAGGAAGTCACTCGGTCGGAGTTGCTTGACAGTATCAAGGAGATGAAGGCCGAAATCCGGCGCTACGAGGACCGCTATGACGTGGTGTCACCGGAAGAACTTGCTCAGCAGCTCGACGCCGACGAGACGGAGGGCTGGGACGATCTCAGCGCGTGGCGTACGACGCGGCAGAATCTCGCCGTTGCCCAAGCTGCACTCGCCTACGACGAGGCCAGCCACCAGCTCGCCGTATGA
- a CDS encoding transcription initiation factor IIB family protein: protein MATRDIYESGFDEDVRPESSANQCPECDGRVTTNAVETVCEDCGLVIDEQRIDHGPEWRAYDDEECERTGAPLTAARHDRGLSTEIGRGTDAKGNEISGQKRRRLARMRREQTRGRWRSKAERNLAHGLGEVRRLASALELSDSIRDQACQLFRSAQNDDLLRGRSIEGIAAASVYGACRCNGLSRLVDDVSEMARVAESRVTNAYKTLNEELGLPAEPVSPSMFVPRLASDLECPDEIRQRARALAEQAEERGVTTGVHPAGFAAACLYKAGQELEQWVTQSDVAETGNVTPTTVRTHHETLEEQIA, encoded by the coding sequence ATGGCAACGAGAGACATCTACGAGAGCGGATTCGACGAAGACGTCCGACCGGAATCGAGTGCGAACCAGTGTCCTGAGTGCGACGGCCGGGTCACCACGAACGCGGTCGAAACGGTCTGCGAGGACTGTGGCCTGGTCATCGACGAACAGCGTATCGATCACGGGCCTGAGTGGCGGGCGTACGACGACGAGGAGTGTGAACGAACAGGCGCCCCACTCACTGCGGCTCGCCACGACCGCGGCCTGTCGACGGAAATCGGTCGCGGTACCGACGCAAAGGGGAACGAGATCTCCGGGCAGAAGCGACGGCGACTAGCGCGCATGCGCCGTGAGCAGACCCGGGGCCGCTGGCGGTCGAAAGCGGAACGGAATCTCGCCCACGGCCTGGGCGAAGTGCGTCGGCTGGCGAGCGCGCTCGAGCTCTCCGATTCGATTCGCGACCAGGCGTGTCAGCTCTTCCGGAGCGCCCAGAACGATGATCTGCTTCGTGGCAGATCCATCGAGGGCATCGCCGCGGCCAGCGTGTACGGGGCCTGCCGGTGCAACGGCCTCTCGCGGTTAGTGGACGACGTCAGCGAGATGGCCCGCGTGGCGGAGTCACGGGTCACGAACGCGTACAAAACGCTGAACGAAGAGCTTGGCCTCCCCGCTGAGCCCGTCTCCCCCAGCATGTTCGTGCCGCGACTCGCCTCGGACCTCGAGTGTCCGGACGAGATCCGACAGCGGGCCCGAGCCCTCGCGGAACAGGCCGAGGAGCGCGGCGTCACGACGGGCGTCCATCCGGCCGGGTTCGCGGCGGCCTGTCTCTACAAAGCCGGGCAAGAACTGGAGCAGTGGGTGACGCAAAGCGACGTCGCGGAGACAGGGAACGTCACGCCAACGACTGTCCGGACGCACCACGAGACGTTAGAGGAGCAGATAGCCTGA
- a CDS encoding HEPN domain-containing protein, whose protein sequence is MGNSGSGLKERVRGCVDDFVETVREEQDFVPKLRIAAGDRMDRKEKFIDEPSRIITFYSSRQQEFFEETAEWMYETGNGFGLNEPVDPDDEDVLFLDAPEDYNPPEDANLFSYVNALFNFAGTVMDYSGGYVVTDRGFDRAYEEHWLPKYETGLETFEIIIPLHLFNIPQDDESVIDLSPEFELRRRRHNYYRVESLRICPITDSERRGVHTSSAGGGERFNLNPVDACDYKIHAEIAAREPEATLYDPGEEIGERLATALRLFDPDPETGDLIVGTSFRQEPNWLEFREGIPDFTVIGDAHKDRTQPQEAYLLYPDSSDEFTDFWGRHCRRIRLDRDGQFTRSIQRFNEIWSKRFYEDQLLDCLIGLEGLLLQGVGSGGSITFRLKLRGGQILYDRLPYRREYIQKFLQDIYSLRGDIVH, encoded by the coding sequence ATGGGCAATTCGGGAAGTGGATTGAAGGAGCGGGTCAGAGGGTGTGTGGATGATTTCGTTGAAACCGTTCGTGAGGAGCAAGATTTCGTCCCTAAACTTCGAATTGCCGCAGGAGATCGGATGGACAGGAAAGAGAAGTTCATTGATGAGCCTTCCCGGATTATTACGTTCTATTCTTCACGCCAGCAGGAGTTCTTCGAAGAGACTGCAGAGTGGATGTATGAGACCGGAAACGGATTTGGTCTTAACGAGCCTGTTGACCCTGATGACGAAGACGTTCTATTTCTCGACGCACCGGAAGACTACAACCCCCCTGAAGATGCTAATCTATTCTCCTACGTTAACGCGCTTTTCAACTTCGCTGGCACAGTGATGGATTATTCGGGAGGCTACGTGGTCACGGATAGAGGGTTCGATCGAGCATACGAGGAACACTGGCTTCCGAAGTACGAGACTGGGCTGGAAACCTTCGAAATTATTATTCCACTTCACCTGTTTAATATTCCACAAGACGACGAGTCAGTTATCGATTTATCGCCAGAATTTGAACTCCGTCGAAGACGTCACAATTACTATCGAGTTGAATCACTTCGGATCTGCCCTATCACTGATTCAGAAAGACGGGGTGTCCATACATCCTCCGCAGGTGGAGGAGAACGGTTCAATCTCAATCCTGTTGACGCCTGTGATTATAAAATCCATGCGGAGATAGCGGCCCGAGAACCTGAAGCCACTCTCTATGATCCGGGGGAAGAAATCGGAGAGCGGTTAGCGACCGCACTGCGGCTTTTTGACCCCGACCCAGAAACAGGAGACTTGATCGTTGGCACATCCTTCCGGCAAGAACCTAATTGGCTTGAATTCAGAGAGGGAATCCCCGACTTCACAGTAATCGGAGACGCACACAAAGACCGAACGCAACCTCAAGAAGCATATCTACTGTATCCAGACTCCTCTGATGAATTCACTGATTTTTGGGGGCGCCACTGTCGACGAATCCGTCTTGATAGGGACGGTCAGTTCACGCGTTCAATTCAGCGTTTTAACGAGATCTGGTCGAAGCGATTTTACGAAGATCAGCTCCTTGACTGTCTGATCGGGCTTGAGGGACTTCTTCTTCAAGGAGTTGGATCCGGAGGCTCGATTACTTTCCGACTCAAACTACGTGGTGGCCAGATATTGTACGATAGGTTACCCTACAGACGGGAGTACATCCAGAAGTTCCTACAGGATATCTACTCACTTAGGGGAGATATTGTACACTAG
- a CDS encoding homing endonuclease associated repeat-containing protein encodes MGAGASRPASDTEMYECDYCSATFDGASALGGHVASVHRYGEYECETCGKSFASLTAYRGHLGGQTSIGRDELKTELRRLTKQLGRSPTRDEMETDGSYSASAYCTEFGSWSNAIRSIGQKPAQESRIPDEALIEAIRNLASELGRVPTAPEMDERGAYSQRTCANRFGSWVNAVLEAGLEPAGKQNIPKPELLAEINRLASELGHAPTVEEMNSEGQYHVATYYDRFESWRQAKRRAGYGDSQDERVAWKRQKWSQTRWRRQRQRVLERDNYCCQTPGCEINQSEHHARYGKDLHIHHIRPRREFVDADGQYDAEAANALDNLITLCAVHHRFWEQLAPLQPDIR; translated from the coding sequence ATGGGTGCCGGCGCAAGTAGGCCGGCGAGTGACACAGAAATGTACGAATGCGACTACTGTAGTGCTACGTTCGATGGAGCTAGCGCTCTCGGTGGTCATGTTGCCTCCGTACACCGGTACGGGGAGTACGAATGCGAGACGTGCGGTAAGAGCTTCGCCTCGCTTACAGCCTATCGTGGCCACCTCGGTGGCCAAACCTCGATCGGGCGTGACGAACTGAAGACTGAGCTTCGACGACTCACTAAGCAACTGGGCCGGTCACCCACGCGAGACGAGATGGAGACAGACGGGTCGTATTCAGCATCAGCGTACTGTACCGAGTTCGGTTCGTGGAGTAACGCTATCCGCTCGATCGGGCAGAAACCAGCCCAGGAAAGCCGCATACCAGACGAGGCTTTGATAGAGGCGATCCGCAACTTAGCTAGTGAACTCGGGCGTGTGCCGACTGCTCCAGAGATGGATGAACGGGGTGCGTACTCACAACGGACCTGTGCGAATCGATTTGGATCGTGGGTCAACGCGGTACTTGAAGCGGGCCTTGAACCCGCTGGCAAGCAGAATATTCCCAAGCCGGAGCTCCTTGCTGAGATCAATCGGCTTGCTTCAGAACTCGGCCATGCCCCGACGGTGGAGGAGATGAATTCGGAGGGGCAGTATCACGTTGCAACCTACTACGACCGTTTCGAATCGTGGCGCCAGGCGAAACGCCGTGCGGGGTACGGTGACTCACAAGACGAGCGAGTGGCGTGGAAGCGACAGAAGTGGAGCCAGACGCGGTGGCGCCGACAGCGTCAACGAGTCCTTGAGCGTGACAACTACTGCTGCCAGACGCCCGGGTGTGAGATCAATCAATCCGAACACCACGCGCGTTATGGAAAGGACCTCCATATCCACCACATCAGACCTCGGCGTGAATTCGTTGATGCGGACGGTCAATATGACGCTGAGGCGGCGAACGCGCTAGATAATCTTATCACTCTCTGTGCTGTACATCATCGCTTCTGGGAACAGCTAGCCCCGCTCCAGCCCGATATTCGCTAA
- a CDS encoding DNA-binding protein: protein MSSNSSSSKVVTVDEQAFEKAGGQAVDEDGFPVVDETPEFEAAVEQETQAKVDANHPDGIADTSKDRIHGVTLEQEERIRAREAELERISAQAELGTQDGREQRTREVAAQGSTKRRRKFQQRAASVDPMADPERDDPRMELTQDELATVNTEADRLTTRLDGWSRAAISRRLADAVVDGRDMASAVVRVFEELQTAPGGTVPIDALEDVDRKEVSVEGQIEVLWDSDSPAIAQVGLIADESGQTKVTIWEKSNAPWVEEGERVRIHGAARNWYEGRVSLAVTGWSTLHFPERGRWWDE from the coding sequence ATGTCAAGTAACAGCTCTAGTAGCAAGGTCGTTACGGTGGATGAACAGGCATTCGAGAAAGCGGGCGGTCAGGCGGTCGATGAAGATGGCTTCCCGGTCGTCGACGAGACGCCGGAGTTCGAGGCCGCAGTCGAGCAGGAGACGCAGGCGAAGGTGGATGCGAACCACCCGGACGGGATCGCGGACACGAGCAAGGATCGGATTCACGGTGTCACCCTCGAACAGGAAGAGCGCATTCGGGCGCGGGAAGCCGAACTGGAGCGCATCAGTGCCCAGGCCGAGCTGGGAACACAGGACGGCCGGGAGCAGCGCACGCGGGAGGTCGCCGCACAAGGGAGCACGAAGCGCCGGCGGAAGTTCCAGCAGCGAGCCGCGAGCGTGGACCCGATGGCCGACCCCGAACGGGATGATCCCCGAATGGAGCTGACCCAAGATGAACTGGCGACGGTGAACACGGAAGCAGATCGACTCACGACGCGGCTGGATGGCTGGTCGCGTGCGGCGATCAGTCGACGCCTGGCCGACGCAGTCGTCGACGGCCGGGACATGGCGAGTGCGGTCGTGCGGGTGTTCGAGGAGTTACAGACGGCGCCGGGGGGCACCGTGCCCATCGACGCCCTCGAGGACGTCGATCGCAAAGAAGTGAGTGTCGAAGGACAAATCGAGGTGCTTTGGGATAGTGACTCTCCAGCCATCGCTCAAGTTGGCCTGATCGCAGACGAAAGCGGGCAAACGAAGGTGACGATCTGGGAGAAATCAAATGCCCCTTGGGTCGAAGAAGGTGAACGGGTGCGTATCCACGGAGCAGCGAGAAATTGGTACGAAGGACGCGTCTCACTAGCCGTCACTGGCTGGTCGACCCTTCATTTCCCGGAGCGCGGCCGCTGGTGGGACGAATAG
- a CDS encoding halocin C8-like domain-containing protein, whose product MEESDSDPDFDEEQYQNELNDAVDDGGGCMETLQAANQVSNSNEANFGNFNTDENRRSVLQKTVASLAGVAGFGGLSGMAAGSKGSTEPKSRASDDPDFEATDVEVRAGDEVPRATAMALNNSEINKLKAVMRSEGKMQPSGIVSVDVETTDPDLNDVDPRVVIVPFEPVGNRPVDPRDTTGQTDPANVGALFAVTVVQEGERQAATAFGVASHPTQSGAKTIERVDNGASDAGQFQAKLMTFGQDQAGEEPAMVGSQTTKLPIRNARRPNQDQNSSSSLNSVGTGSGALSTAQVSEGSILSCFQCTTLVGILCKLGGGRLSQSTCLVRCLPLITTIGGYLICSGGCLLVVEAISRVGCGLGSGYVCIVAGYCN is encoded by the coding sequence ATGGAGGAATCAGACTCCGACCCCGACTTTGACGAGGAACAGTATCAGAACGAACTGAACGACGCTGTTGACGATGGCGGTGGCTGTATGGAGACTCTCCAAGCAGCTAATCAGGTTTCCAACTCGAATGAGGCTAATTTTGGCAACTTTAACACTGATGAGAACCGGCGGTCTGTACTACAAAAAACAGTTGCCTCATTGGCTGGTGTTGCTGGGTTCGGTGGACTGTCCGGAATGGCTGCCGGCAGTAAAGGATCGACCGAGCCGAAATCCCGGGCATCTGACGACCCCGACTTCGAAGCAACTGATGTCGAAGTCCGTGCGGGTGACGAGGTTCCCCGAGCGACCGCTATGGCGCTGAATAATTCGGAAATCAACAAGCTCAAAGCTGTGATGCGATCCGAAGGGAAGATGCAGCCCTCTGGCATAGTTTCTGTCGATGTTGAGACAACCGATCCTGATCTGAACGATGTAGATCCTCGGGTGGTGATCGTTCCTTTTGAACCCGTTGGCAACCGTCCGGTCGATCCTCGGGACACAACTGGACAGACCGATCCAGCGAACGTCGGTGCATTGTTTGCCGTCACCGTCGTACAAGAAGGCGAGCGTCAAGCGGCAACCGCATTCGGGGTTGCTTCTCACCCAACACAGTCAGGAGCAAAAACCATCGAAAGAGTTGACAACGGTGCTTCAGACGCTGGGCAGTTCCAGGCCAAGCTGATGACGTTCGGCCAAGATCAGGCCGGCGAAGAGCCAGCAATGGTCGGATCCCAGACGACCAAACTTCCCATCCGAAATGCTCGTCGCCCGAACCAGGACCAGAACAGTTCCAGTTCGTTGAACTCGGTAGGGACAGGCTCCGGGGCCCTCTCCACGGCGCAGGTGTCCGAAGGCTCGATACTCTCCTGTTTCCAATGTACTACGCTGGTCGGTATCCTGTGTAAACTTGGAGGGGGTCGCCTTAGCCAAAGTACCTGTCTAGTGCGGTGTCTGCCTCTAATTACTACTATCGGGGGTTATCTGATCTGTTCCGGGGGCTGTCTGTTGGTCGTCGAGGCGATTTCACGTGTCGGCTGTGGACTTGGTTCAGGGTACGTCTGTATTGTCGCAGGGTACTGTAACTGA
- a CDS encoding winged helix-turn-helix domain-containing protein, with product MEQPDPADFESLIADRSGFLRVLTAAPRSKRELTELFDSSRSTIDRVLRSLADAHLVEYRDGEWHATAAGVCAYRKHDEYASFLTDLADAAPILAALPTETSIHEAFLAGSTAHIAEENVPDAVLDPMLQSIREASLVRGFAPKALVGSAMDFYDAAVTGDAYELELVVDGDVFDQLYELQPQETREAVEDPDVTLLRGPIPYAYGLWIVDDTDVGIVVYTEKGIQGCILNDTETAVDWAVEQFESVKDTAEPILFRGGRNTV from the coding sequence ATGGAACAACCTGATCCCGCCGATTTTGAATCGCTCATCGCAGACCGGTCGGGATTTCTTCGTGTCCTCACCGCGGCCCCACGTTCAAAACGTGAGCTTACCGAACTATTCGACTCTTCGCGGTCGACGATTGATCGAGTGCTGCGCTCGCTCGCTGACGCACACCTCGTTGAGTATCGGGACGGTGAATGGCACGCAACTGCGGCCGGGGTGTGTGCATATCGTAAACACGACGAGTACGCATCGTTTCTCACCGACCTCGCCGACGCAGCACCGATTCTCGCTGCGCTCCCCACCGAAACTTCTATCCATGAAGCGTTTCTCGCGGGGTCAACTGCGCATATTGCGGAGGAGAACGTCCCGGACGCGGTTCTTGACCCAATGCTTCAGTCAATCCGCGAGGCCTCTCTCGTTCGTGGATTCGCGCCAAAGGCTCTTGTGGGCTCAGCGATGGACTTCTACGACGCTGCCGTTACAGGTGATGCATACGAATTGGAGTTAGTGGTCGATGGAGACGTGTTTGACCAGTTATACGAGTTGCAACCCCAAGAGACGAGAGAAGCTGTAGAGGACCCAGACGTCACGTTGCTCCGTGGGCCAATCCCTTACGCGTATGGGCTGTGGATCGTCGATGACACGGATGTGGGTATCGTCGTCTACACAGAAAAAGGAATTCAGGGCTGTATACTGAACGATACTGAGACCGCTGTCGACTGGGCGGTCGAACAGTTCGAGTCGGTGAAAGACACTGCTGAACCGATTCTATTTCGAGGCGGTCGAAACACCGTCTAA
- a CDS encoding RNA-guided endonuclease TnpB family protein yields the protein MRRTNTFEVVPQSEQDEAVLRRLLDASASLWNQLTYARRQQFFAGESVWDCAGYYDEYVDVLGSATTQQVTRVNDAAWRSFFETVEEADQEVSPPGYWGNHADGRDLRTYIRNDAYTIDWSERSRLEVPIGSQLKDEYGFGRFERLRVAIRGEPHWQGDQGRLHLTYDDVDETYRAHQPVTVSEAEQATPTGTDVAALDIGANVLVACTTTAGDQYWYSGHEPFRQFRETTERIADAKAKLPDGQETSKRIQRLYRKRSRRRDHAVNALLRDLVERLHDDGVETIYHGDLTGVLGEYWSVEANLKARAFWAHRQCLDQLANVCEEYGIEVASTSEAWTSQTCPECGEREQTRRHRETLRCPCGFEGHADLVASRTLLEQATNTAVRPTARPVRFQWDDHQWSPAEGAAVGPNE from the coding sequence ATGAGACGAACCAACACCTTCGAGGTCGTCCCACAGTCGGAACAAGACGAGGCCGTCCTTCGCCGACTCCTCGATGCGTCAGCCAGCCTCTGGAACCAGCTGACGTATGCGCGCCGGCAGCAGTTCTTCGCCGGCGAGAGCGTCTGGGACTGTGCGGGCTACTACGACGAGTACGTCGACGTGTTGGGGTCGGCGACGACCCAGCAGGTCACCCGCGTCAACGACGCCGCCTGGCGGTCGTTCTTCGAGACGGTCGAGGAGGCCGACCAGGAGGTCAGTCCGCCCGGCTACTGGGGGAACCACGCCGACGGGCGCGACCTGCGGACCTACATTCGCAACGACGCCTACACGATCGACTGGAGCGAGCGCTCCCGGCTCGAAGTGCCCATCGGCAGCCAGCTCAAAGACGAGTACGGCTTCGGTCGGTTCGAGCGGCTCCGGGTTGCGATCCGCGGTGAACCGCACTGGCAGGGCGACCAGGGCCGTCTCCACCTCACCTACGACGACGTCGACGAGACGTATCGGGCCCATCAGCCGGTAACGGTCTCCGAGGCCGAACAGGCGACGCCGACGGGGACGGACGTCGCCGCACTCGATATCGGCGCGAACGTCCTCGTGGCGTGTACGACGACGGCCGGCGACCAGTACTGGTACAGCGGTCACGAGCCGTTCCGGCAGTTCCGCGAAACGACCGAGCGCATCGCCGACGCCAAAGCGAAGCTGCCGGATGGACAGGAGACTAGCAAACGAATCCAGCGGCTCTATCGGAAGCGGTCCCGCCGGCGCGACCACGCCGTGAACGCACTGCTCCGTGACCTGGTCGAGCGGCTCCACGACGATGGCGTCGAAACCATCTACCATGGCGATCTCACCGGCGTCCTCGGCGAGTACTGGTCGGTCGAGGCGAACCTCAAAGCGCGTGCCTTCTGGGCGCATCGACAGTGTCTCGACCAACTTGCGAATGTCTGTGAGGAGTACGGCATCGAGGTGGCGTCGACCTCTGAGGCGTGGACTTCTCAGACGTGTCCGGAGTGTGGTGAGCGCGAGCAGACCCGCCGGCATCGCGAGACGCTGCGGTGTCCGTGTGGCTTCGAGGGGCACGCCGACCTCGTCGCGTCGCGGACGCTGCTCGAACAGGCGACGAACACTGCGGTCAGGCCGACGGCACGGCCCGTGCGGTTCCAGTGGGACGACCACCAGTGGTCCCCCGCCGAGGGGGCCGCGGTGGGGCCCAACGAATAG
- a CDS encoding type II toxin-antitoxin system PemK/MazF family toxin, which produces MSYQRGDVVWGPDPFKSGENPRPWLILNNDTHPFGDEEYMTVTLTTTPHDEGIPLDDTDWVEGGMPRQSYASPWAVASPKHAAIVRRQGRLEESFVQTVVDALEAYLESPTED; this is translated from the coding sequence ATGAGCTATCAGCGTGGGGATGTCGTCTGGGGACCTGACCCGTTCAAGTCGGGAGAGAACCCTCGTCCGTGGCTGATTCTCAACAACGACACGCATCCATTCGGTGACGAGGAGTATATGACGGTCACACTAACGACGACACCCCACGACGAGGGGATTCCCCTCGACGACACCGACTGGGTCGAGGGCGGGATGCCTCGGCAGAGTTACGCCTCGCCGTGGGCCGTCGCGTCGCCGAAGCACGCTGCGATTGTTCGACGCCAGGGCCGCCTCGAGGAGTCGTTCGTCCAGACCGTCGTCGACGCACTCGAAGCGTATCTCGAATCACCGACCGAGGACTGA
- a CDS encoding helix-turn-helix domain-containing protein — MPIDIETFEASPEDHLQRSGETNADRVMRFLAAHPDQAFTQSEIRDATDVKAGSISVVLSRLEDRGLVRHKGNYWALGEVDDVAAYASMLESTRAANDRFGEEDIDEWLEHAVDDEDEATE; from the coding sequence ATGCCCATCGACATCGAGACCTTCGAAGCCTCCCCCGAGGATCACCTCCAGCGCTCCGGGGAGACGAACGCGGACCGCGTGATGCGCTTCCTCGCTGCGCACCCTGACCAGGCGTTCACGCAGAGCGAGATTCGCGACGCAACTGACGTCAAAGCAGGGAGCATCAGTGTCGTCCTCTCCCGCCTCGAAGACCGAGGGCTCGTCCGGCACAAGGGCAATTACTGGGCGCTCGGTGAGGTCGATGATGTCGCCGCGTACGCCAGCATGCTCGAGAGTACGCGAGCGGCCAACGACCGTTTCGGTGAAGAGGACATAGACGAATGGTTGGAGCACGCTGTCGACGACGAGGACGAGGCGACTGAATGA